The following proteins are co-located in the Canis lupus dingo isolate Sandy chromosome 31, ASM325472v2, whole genome shotgun sequence genome:
- the LOC112661772 gene encoding keratin-associated protein 8-1 has protein sequence MHCNNFSGAVFPGCYWGSFGYPLGYSVGCGYGSTYSPVGYGFGYGYNGCGAFGYRRYWPFDLY, from the coding sequence ATGCACTGCAACAACTTCTCCGGTGCTGTCTTCCCAGGATGCTACTGGGGCAGCTTCGGCTACCCCCTGGGGTACAGCGTGGGCTGTGGCTATGGCAGCACCTACTCCCCAGTGGGCTATGGCTTCGGTTACGGCTACAACGGCTGTGGGGCCTTCGGCTACAGAAGATACTGGCCATTTGATCTCTACTGA
- the LOC112661771 gene encoding keratin-associated protein 7-1, producing MTRFFCCGSYFPGYPCYGTNFHRTFRATPLNCVVPLGSPLNYGYGCNGYSSLGYSFGGSNMYNRGCCYGGSFCRPWGSNSGFGYSTY from the coding sequence ATGACTCGTTTCTTCTGCTGTGGAAGCTACTTCCCTGGCTATCCTTGCTATGGAACCAACTTCCACAGGACCTTCAGAGCTACCCCCCTGAACTGTGTCGTGCCCCTGGGATCTCCCCTGAACTATGGTTATGGATGCAATGGCTACAGCTCCCTGGGCTACAGCTTTGGTGGTAGCAACATGTACAACAGGGGCTGTTGCTATGGTGGCAGCTTTTGCAGGCCATGGGGCTCTAACTCTGGCTTCGGCTACAGCACTTACTGA